In one window of Neisseria subflava DNA:
- a CDS encoding chloride channel protein, whose amino-acid sequence MVGIVLTEIMHTIQHLAYGYGSDGLYVSFREGVSQASPARRIGVMTFCGVVVGLGWCLLKRYGRPQPSIKAVVKNPLAGFPLFETVSHALLQIITVGLGSPLGREVAPREMTAAFASVGVNRFGLSEDDARLVIACASGAGLAAVYNVPLASTLFILEVMLGLWTQQAVAAALLTSVIATAVARIGLGDVQQYHPTNLSINTSLLWFSAIIGPILGATAVFFQRTAQKFPLIKRDNVKIIPLAVCMFALIGVISIWFPEILGNGKAGNQLTFGGLTDWQHSLELTAVKWLVVLMALAAGAYGGLITPSMMLGSTIAFAAAAAWNSVFPEMSSESAAIVGAAVFLGVSLKMPLTAIAFILELTYAPVALLMPLCTGMVGAVWVAKKMGFK is encoded by the coding sequence ATGGTCGGCATTGTATTAACTGAAATCATGCATACGATTCAACATCTTGCCTATGGTTATGGTTCAGACGGCCTATACGTTTCATTCCGCGAGGGCGTATCGCAGGCAAGTCCTGCGCGGCGTATCGGCGTGATGACCTTTTGCGGCGTGGTGGTCGGTTTGGGGTGGTGCTTGCTCAAACGCTACGGCAGGCCGCAACCGAGCATTAAAGCCGTGGTTAAAAATCCGCTTGCCGGCTTTCCGTTGTTTGAAACCGTCAGCCATGCCCTGTTGCAAATCATTACCGTCGGGCTTGGCTCGCCGCTCGGCCGTGAAGTTGCACCGCGCGAAATGACCGCCGCCTTTGCTTCAGTCGGTGTCAACCGTTTCGGGTTGAGCGAAGATGATGCAAGGCTGGTTATTGCCTGCGCTTCGGGTGCAGGTTTGGCGGCTGTGTATAACGTACCGCTCGCGTCCACACTTTTCATCCTCGAAGTCATGCTGGGCTTGTGGACGCAGCAAGCCGTCGCCGCCGCATTGCTGACTTCAGTCATCGCCACCGCCGTCGCGCGCATCGGTTTGGGCGACGTGCAGCAATATCATCCGACCAACCTTTCCATCAACACCTCATTACTTTGGTTTTCCGCCATCATCGGCCCGATACTGGGCGCAACCGCCGTCTTTTTCCAGCGTACCGCCCAAAAGTTTCCCCTCATTAAACGCGACAATGTCAAAATCATTCCCTTGGCTGTCTGTATGTTTGCACTCATCGGCGTAATTTCCATTTGGTTTCCCGAAATTTTGGGCAACGGCAAAGCAGGCAACCAACTGACCTTTGGCGGCTTGACCGACTGGCAACACAGCCTTGAGCTGACCGCCGTCAAATGGCTGGTTGTCTTAATGGCGCTGGCGGCAGGCGCATACGGCGGCCTGATTACCCCGTCCATGATGCTCGGTAGTACCATCGCCTTTGCCGCTGCCGCCGCGTGGAACAGTGTTTTTCCTGAAATGTCCTCTGAAAGCGCGGCCATTGTCGGCGCCGCCGTTTTCCTCGGTGTTTCCCTCAAAATGCCCCTGACCGCCATAGCCTTTATTTTGGAGCTAACCTACGCCCCCGTTGCCTTACTCATGCCATTATGCACAGGCATGGTAGGCGCAGTATGGGTAGCAAAGAAAATGGGATTTAAATAG
- the purH gene encoding bifunctional phosphoribosylaminoimidazolecarboxamide formyltransferase/IMP cyclohydrolase, which translates to MSSIKRALISLSDKTGAVEFAQTLTKLGVEILSTGGTAKLLADAGVPVIEVADYTGFPEMLDGRVKTLHPKIHGGILGRRDLGEHVAKMEEHGIGNIDLVCVNLYPFAATIAKPNCTLEDAIENIDIGGPTMVRSAAKNWKHVAIVTDTADFPAIAAEMEANGGALSDKTRFNLSRKAFSHTAQYDGMISNYLTSLSDDVLSGQPQIGEFPSQFNQSWIKVQDMRYGENPHQRAAFYRDICPAAGSLSAYQQLQGKELSYNNIADADAAWEAVKSFDAPACVIVKHANPCGVAIASNTLDAYKLAYATDTTSAFGGIIAFNREVDGETVKQITDNQFMEVLMAPKFTAEALEIAAAKKNVRVLEVPLEAGANRFELKRVGGGLLVQTPDIHRIIRADLKVVSKRQPTEQEWNDLLFVWNVAKYVKSNAIVFGKGGQTYGIGAGQMSRVDSTRIAARKAQDAGLDLNGACAASDAFFPFRDGVDVIAEQGIKAIIHPAGSMRDQEVFDAADEHGIAMVVTGIRHFRH; encoded by the coding sequence ATGTCTTCCATCAAACGCGCCCTGATCAGCCTATCCGACAAGACAGGCGCAGTCGAATTTGCCCAAACCTTGACCAAGCTCGGTGTTGAAATCCTCTCTACCGGAGGTACAGCAAAGCTCTTGGCTGATGCAGGCGTTCCCGTTATCGAAGTTGCCGACTATACCGGCTTCCCCGAAATGCTCGACGGCCGCGTGAAAACGCTGCACCCGAAAATCCACGGCGGTATTTTGGGTCGGCGCGATTTGGGCGAACACGTCGCCAAGATGGAAGAGCACGGCATTGGCAACATCGACCTCGTGTGCGTCAACCTCTACCCCTTCGCCGCCACCATCGCCAAACCAAACTGCACGCTGGAAGACGCGATTGAAAACATCGACATCGGCGGCCCGACCATGGTGCGCTCTGCCGCGAAAAACTGGAAACACGTCGCCATCGTTACCGATACCGCCGATTTCCCGGCCATCGCCGCCGAAATGGAAGCCAACGGCGGCGCATTGAGCGACAAAACCCGTTTCAACCTCTCACGCAAAGCATTCAGCCATACCGCCCAATACGACGGCATGATTTCCAACTACCTGACCTCGCTTTCAGACGACGTCTTGAGCGGCCAGCCCCAAATCGGCGAATTCCCGAGCCAGTTCAACCAAAGCTGGATTAAAGTGCAAGACATGCGCTACGGCGAAAACCCGCACCAACGCGCCGCGTTCTACCGCGATATTTGCCCCGCAGCAGGCAGCCTTTCCGCCTACCAACAACTGCAAGGCAAAGAATTGTCGTACAACAACATCGCCGATGCCGATGCCGCTTGGGAAGCTGTCAAATCCTTTGACGCGCCGGCCTGCGTGATCGTGAAACACGCCAATCCGTGCGGCGTAGCCATCGCCTCCAATACCTTGGATGCCTATAAACTCGCCTACGCTACCGACACCACCAGCGCATTCGGCGGCATCATCGCCTTCAACCGCGAAGTGGATGGCGAAACCGTCAAACAAATTACCGACAACCAATTTATGGAAGTCCTGATGGCGCCGAAGTTTACCGCAGAAGCCCTCGAAATCGCCGCCGCCAAGAAAAACGTGCGCGTATTGGAAGTGCCGCTTGAAGCAGGTGCCAACCGCTTTGAACTCAAACGCGTCGGCGGCGGACTATTGGTACAAACCCCCGACATCCACCGCATCATCCGCGCCGATTTGAAAGTCGTCTCCAAACGCCAACCGACCGAGCAGGAATGGAACGATTTGCTGTTCGTCTGGAACGTCGCCAAATACGTCAAATCCAACGCCATCGTGTTCGGCAAAGGCGGTCAAACCTACGGCATCGGCGCAGGCCAAATGAGCCGCGTGGACAGCACCCGCATCGCCGCCCGAAAAGCGCAGGACGCAGGTTTAGACTTAAACGGCGCATGCGCCGCCTCCGATGCCTTCTTCCCATTCCGCGACGGCGTGGACGTCATCGCCGAACAGGGCATCAAAGCCATCATCCATCCGGCAGGCTCCATGCGCGACCAAGAAGTCTTTGACGCAGCGGACGAACACGGTATCGCTATGGTGGTAACCGGCATTCGCCATTTCCGCCACTAA